From a region of the Coffea arabica cultivar ET-39 chromosome 3e, Coffea Arabica ET-39 HiFi, whole genome shotgun sequence genome:
- the LOC113737469 gene encoding uncharacterized protein, whose protein sequence is MANENDITVAQLASRMDAMWRDMQRKLELHFESMQEQIEQLDPSRNAQLNPSRNSSRKTRGKLTVNEFSDSNSKGEFEDDKRRPRRMTQRADHVEDQLKGIKLKIPTFHGKSDPEAYLEWERKIELIFDCNHYTESQKVKLAAIEFTDYTAVWWDQLGIKQRRNKEPAIRTWDNLKRIMRKRFIPGYYHRDLHHKLQTLTQGSMTVEDYFKEMELSMMRTDVHEDEEATMARFLGGLRPDIADIVELQHYLDMGELLDKAIKVERRFKRRGTVIQNSNFQSGNWRNTPFKREDHSSSGPHFAKSNGNSRGTLRPTTLPSKPTSREDFKSQPEVSKSRTRDTKCFKCQGFGHIASQCPNQRTLIMLPNGELLTDDEDGKHEGIPSLEGEEDELDEIPVNDTVGCLVASLVIDPGSCTNVASALMVERLDLPTTDHPRPYKLQWRNNSGEEYHDVFPVDIPNGLLPLRGIEHQIDFIPGASLPNKAPYRTNPEKTKEQQRQVEELLGKGWIRESLSPCAVPVLLVPKKDGGWRMCTDCRAINAITARLYANLKKCTFCTDQLAFLGYVIRAQGVQVDQSKVKAINEWPTPSNVSEVRSFHGLASFYRRFVKDFSTIAAPLTSIIKKNSPFQWGEEQAKSFQLLKHKLTHAHVLSLPNFDKTFEIECDASGIGIGAVLLQEGRPIAYFSEKLNGAALNYSTYDKEMMALVRALQTWQHYLRPREFVLHTDHESLKHIKSQTKLSKRHARWIAFIDTFAFVIKYKTGKSNVVADALSRRYTLLTTLDAKLLGFEYLKDLYATDPDFGEIFNSLP, encoded by the exons ATGGCCAATGAAAATGACATCACCGTGGCGCAATTGGCATCAAgaatggatgctatgtggaGAGACATGCAAAGGAAACTTGAGCTCCACTTTGAGTCCATGCAAGAGCAAATTGAACAATTGGATCCCTCCAGAAACGCACAATTGAATCCCTCCAGAAACTCTTCTAGGAAAACTAGAGGGAAACTCACCGTGAATGAATTCAGTGACTCTAACTCAAAGGGAGAGTTCGAAGATGACAAGCGAAGGCCACGGAGAATGACACAGCGGGCTGACCATGTGGAGGATCAACTCAAgggaataaaattaaaaattcctACCTTCCACGGCAAATCGGATCCCGAAGCGTACTTGGAGTGGGAGAGAAAGATTGAGTTGATCTTTGATTGCAACCACTACACAGAGTCTCAAAAGGTAAAGTTGGCCGCCATCGAATTCACCGATTACACCGCAGTTTGGTGGGATCAACTCGGCATCAAACAACGAAGGAATAAGGAACCGGCCATTCGGACATGGGACAACTTAAAACGAATCATGAGGAAACGCTTCATACCCGGTTACTATCACAGGGATTTGCATCACAAAttgcaaaccctcactcaaggtagTATGACGGTTGAAGACTACTTCAAAGAAATGGAACTGTCCATGATGCGGACTGATGTTCACGAAGATGAGGAGGCCACCATGGCACGATTTTTGGGAGGATTACGGCCTGACATTGCTGACATCGTGGAGCTTCAACACTACCTTGATATGGGAGAACTCTTGGACAAAGCTATCAAGGTAGAACGGAggttcaagaggaggggaacggtcatacaaaactccaacttcCAATCTGGAAATTGGAGAAATACACCCTTCAAGAGGGAGGATCACTCCTCGAGTGGCCCACACTTTGCAAAGTCGAATGGAAATTCAAGGGGGACTTTGAGGCCGACTACACTACCTTCCAAACCAACTTCAAGGGAGGATTTTAAATCCCAACCAGAGGTCTCTAAATCAAGGACTCGTGACACCAAATGCTTCAAGTGTCAAGGGTTTGGGCACATTGCTTCCCAATGCCCCAACCAACGGACCTTGATCATGTTACCCAATGGCGAGTTATTGACCGATGATGAAGACGGGAAACATGAGGGAATACCGTCCTTGGAGGGGGAAGAGGACGAGCTTGATGAGATACCTGTCAATGACACGGTTGGATGTCTAGTGGCAAG CCTAGTCATTGACCCAGGGAGTTGCACTAATGTTGCAAGTGCACTAATGGTGGAGCGACTCGACTTACCAACAACTGACCACCCGCGTCCCTACAAACTCCAATGGCGAAATAATAGCGGCGAG gagtaTCATGATGTGTTCCCCGTGGATATACCTAATGGATTGCTACCTTTGAGAGggattgaacatcaaattgatttcatccCTGGGGCTTCCTTGCCAAACAAGGCACCGTATAGGACTAATCCCGAGAAAACTAAGGAACAACAAAGGCAAGTAGAGGAGTTACTTGGCAAAGGATGGATTCGTGAGAGTCTAAGCCCCTGTGCTGTACCCGTCCTACTTGTGCCTAAGAAGGATGGAGGATGGAGGATGTGCACTGATTGTCGAGCTATTAACGCCATAACG GCAAGGCTCTAcgccaaccttaagaagtgtacTTTTTGCACTGATCAACTTGCTTTTCTAGGATATGTTATACGTGCACAAGGTGTACAAGTGGATCAATCAAAGGTGAAGGCTATAAATGAATGGCCAACACCTTCCAATGTAAGTGAGGTGAGGAGTTTCCATGGCTTGGCAAGCTTCTACAGGCGTTTTGTCAAGGACTTCAGCACCATAGCTGCACCACTTACATCTATCATCAAGAAGAACTCACCCTTTCAATGGGGGGAAGAACaagctaagtctttccaattacttaaacacaagctcacacatgCACATGTTCTAAGTTTACCTAACTTCGACAAAACTTTTGAGatagagtgtgatgcttctggtatagGTATTGGGGCTGTTCTACTCCAAGAAGGTCGACCGATCGCATACTTCAGTGAAAAGCTAAATGGAGCCGCCTTGAACTACTCAACCTATGACAAGGAAATGATGGCATTAGTTCGAGCTCTCCAaacttggcaacactaccttCGACCTCGAGAGTTCGTCCTGCATACTGATCACGAATCTCTCAAGCACATCAAGTCACAAACCAAGCTGAGTAAACGCCATGCAAGATGGATAGCCTTCATCGACACCTTTGCATTCGTGATCAAATATAAAACAGGTAAGTctaatgtagtagctgatgcACTTTCTAGGAGATATACACTACTTACTACATTGGATGCCAAATTACTAGGATTTGAATATCTCAAGGATCTTTATGCCACTGACCCAgattttggtgagattttcaACTCCTTGCCATGA